A stretch of Metabacillus sp. FJAT-52054 DNA encodes these proteins:
- a CDS encoding CvpA family protein, whose translation MLDLILAVLLLFGILTGLRRGFIMQLVHLTGFIIAYIVAYLYYDDLAPKLELWIPYPSMGEGQAAISFFTGGQLEEAYYRAIAFAILFFGTKIVTQIIGSMLDFIAMLPVIKQLNRWGGAILGFAEVYLIVFILLFIGGLLPMENVQNAMKNSALSNTIVHHTPYFSDKVNELWIQYTGKS comes from the coding sequence ATGCTTGATCTGATCCTGGCAGTCTTACTGCTATTTGGAATACTTACCGGTTTGAGGCGCGGCTTTATTATGCAGCTTGTCCATCTTACCGGATTTATCATTGCTTACATTGTAGCATATTTATATTATGATGATTTAGCTCCTAAACTCGAATTATGGATTCCTTATCCATCAATGGGAGAAGGACAGGCTGCCATCTCATTTTTTACTGGGGGACAGCTGGAGGAAGCCTATTACCGTGCAATAGCGTTTGCTATCTTATTTTTCGGTACAAAAATTGTTACGCAAATCATTGGATCCATGCTCGATTTCATAGCTATGCTTCCGGTTATCAAGCAGCTTAACCGCTGGGGCGGGGCTATACTTGGTTTTGCAGAGGTTTATCTCATCGTGTTTATCCTTCTTTTCATCGGAGGTCTTCTTCCAATGGAAAATGTTCAGAATGCTATGAAGAATTCTGCATTATCGAATACAATTGTACATCATACACCATACTTTTCCGATAAGGTGAATGAACTGTGGATTCAATATACCGGCAAGTCTTAA
- the zapA gene encoding cell division protein ZapA produces MSNRSKTKTNVDIYGQQYSIIGTESTSHMRLVASIVDDKMREMNSHNPSLDINKLAVLTAVNVVHEYLKLKEECELLERKLSEKD; encoded by the coding sequence TTGTCGAATCGTTCAAAGACTAAAACGAATGTTGATATATATGGTCAGCAATATTCCATCATAGGAACGGAAAGCACAAGCCATATGCGCCTTGTCGCATCCATTGTAGACGACAAAATGCGCGAAATGAACAGTCATAACCCTTCTCTTGATATTAACAAATTGGCCGTTTTGACAGCGGTGAATGTCGTACACGAATACTTAAAATTAAAAGAAGAATGCGAGCTTCTGGAAAGAAAGCTTTCAGAAAAGGATTGA